The following coding sequences are from one Epinephelus fuscoguttatus linkage group LG5, E.fuscoguttatus.final_Chr_v1 window:
- the fam168a gene encoding protein FAM168A isoform X1, giving the protein MASGHPTDKFSFMYQPDTHKSKNRLSSAMNPVYSPVQPGTPYGNPKNMAFTGYPGGYPATAPTYTPNLYQTGSPGYPPGYTSAGTPYKVPPTQSNGAPPPYTPTPTPYPTAMYPIRSAYPQQNIYAQGAYYTQPVYAAQPHVIHHTTVVQPNSIPSTALYPAPVPVPAPRNNGMAAMGMVAGTTMAMSAGTLLTTPQHPQIGGHPVTVPTYRPQGTPGYSYVPPHW; this is encoded by the exons ATGGCGAGCGGGCATCCCACAGACAAATTCAGTTTCATGTATCAACCAGACACGCACAAGAG caAGAACAGGTTATCTTCAGCTATGAATCCAGTCTACAGCCCCGTTCAGCCTGGCACCCCTTATGGAAACCCTAAGAACATGGCCTTCACAG GGTATCCAGGAGGGTATCCTGCCACGGCTCCCACCTATACACCCAACCTCTATCAAACAGGCAGTCCTGGGTATCCACCAG GATATACTTCAGCAGGCACCCCGTACAAAGTGCCCCCCACTCAGTCAAATGGAGCGCCCCCTCCCTACACCCCGACCCCCACTCCATACCCGACAGCCATGTACCCCATCCGCAGTGCCTACCCTCAGCAGAACATATACGCACAG GGAGCGTACTATACCCAGCCAGTGTATGCGGCTCAGCCACATGTGATCCATCACACCACTGTGGTGCAGCCTAACAGCATCCCCTCCACAGCCCTCTACCCTGCTCCCGTCCCTGTACCTGCCCCTCGCAACAACGGCATGGCTGCCATGGGGATGGTAGCTGGGACAACCATGGCCATGAGTGCAG GGACCCTGCTGACAACGCCCCAGCACCCCCAGATTGGAGGACACCCAGTTACTGTGCCAACCTACAGGCCCCAAGGGACACCTGGGTACAGCTACGTACCGCCTCACTGGTAG
- the fam168a gene encoding protein FAM168A isoform X2 produces MNPVYSPVQPGTPYGNPKNMAFTGYPGGYPATAPTYTPNLYQTGSPGYPPGYTSAGTPYKVPPTQSNGAPPPYTPTPTPYPTAMYPIRSAYPQQNIYAQGAYYTQPVYAAQPHVIHHTTVVQPNSIPSTALYPAPVPVPAPRNNGMAAMGMVAGTTMAMSAGTLLTTPQHPQIGGHPVTVPTYRPQGTPGYSYVPPHW; encoded by the exons ATGAATCCAGTCTACAGCCCCGTTCAGCCTGGCACCCCTTATGGAAACCCTAAGAACATGGCCTTCACAG GGTATCCAGGAGGGTATCCTGCCACGGCTCCCACCTATACACCCAACCTCTATCAAACAGGCAGTCCTGGGTATCCACCAG GATATACTTCAGCAGGCACCCCGTACAAAGTGCCCCCCACTCAGTCAAATGGAGCGCCCCCTCCCTACACCCCGACCCCCACTCCATACCCGACAGCCATGTACCCCATCCGCAGTGCCTACCCTCAGCAGAACATATACGCACAG GGAGCGTACTATACCCAGCCAGTGTATGCGGCTCAGCCACATGTGATCCATCACACCACTGTGGTGCAGCCTAACAGCATCCCCTCCACAGCCCTCTACCCTGCTCCCGTCCCTGTACCTGCCCCTCGCAACAACGGCATGGCTGCCATGGGGATGGTAGCTGGGACAACCATGGCCATGAGTGCAG GGACCCTGCTGACAACGCCCCAGCACCCCCAGATTGGAGGACACCCAGTTACTGTGCCAACCTACAGGCCCCAAGGGACACCTGGGTACAGCTACGTACCGCCTCACTGGTAG